Proteins encoded within one genomic window of Couchioplanes caeruleus:
- a CDS encoding GrpB family protein, producing the protein MTIAEPDPRWAELGRQACVALAPLFTAIEHIGSTAVPGLPATPVIDLMAAVDDLDDVNDDALETFGYRMHPAELPDRLLYRREDYDSTAYHLYVVTTDTWDTRSERLLRDHLLTHPGARERYAAAKQELMDRFGPGEAYTRGKEALIRELTDAARAGRGLPPVPVREK; encoded by the coding sequence GTGACGATCGCGGAACCGGACCCGCGCTGGGCCGAGCTGGGCCGGCAGGCGTGCGTGGCGCTGGCACCCCTGTTCACCGCGATCGAACACATCGGCAGCACCGCGGTGCCGGGCCTGCCCGCCACGCCGGTGATCGACCTGATGGCCGCCGTCGACGACCTCGACGACGTGAACGACGACGCGCTGGAGACGTTCGGTTACCGGATGCACCCGGCAGAGCTGCCGGACCGGCTGCTCTACCGGCGCGAGGACTACGACAGCACGGCGTACCACCTGTACGTCGTGACCACCGACACCTGGGACACGCGCAGCGAGCGACTGCTGCGTGACCACCTGCTCACCCATCCGGGGGCCCGCGAACGGTACGCCGCCGCCAAGCAGGAGCTGATGGACCGATTCGGCCCAGGAGAGGCGTATACGCGGGGTAAGGAGGCACTGATCCGAGAGTTGACCGATGCCGCCCGCGCCGGGCGAGGTCTCCCGCCGGTTCCGGTAAGGGAAAAATAG
- a CDS encoding cytochrome P450, translating to MAELDRTLALGIKGYAWLPDLRRRAGGAPVHMRVLGQPTLGICGIDAAEFFYGEGNLERHTALPHPVVASLFGEGAVHTLDGEAHRTRKALFVSLLLGDGIDAVAKLAGEEFGRAAESWRGGQAVVLFDEAARAIARAVARWTGVTVRDDEVDGLAADMVALVDGFGTLGPRHWRALAARRRRERWLAGLISRVRREPADAAADTALARVAHFRDEDGLLDPRTAAVELLNIIRPATAVAWLVAYAEHALDRRPRYRAALRTGDEEFTTAFAHEVRRFYPFTPFLGGRASRDLVFRGERVPRGTLVLLDVYGQHHDPALWPDPYDFRPERFAGRTIGEFDLIPQGGGDPRTGHRCPGEKITMAVLGTLAQRLAWLDHYLPPQDLSIDLSRMPARVASGVRLVVP from the coding sequence ATGGCTGAACTCGATCGGACTCTCGCTCTCGGTATCAAGGGGTACGCCTGGCTGCCCGACCTGCGCCGCCGGGCCGGCGGTGCGCCCGTACACATGCGCGTGCTGGGGCAGCCCACCCTCGGCATCTGCGGCATCGACGCCGCGGAGTTCTTCTACGGCGAGGGAAATCTCGAACGCCACACCGCGCTGCCGCATCCTGTGGTGGCGTCGTTGTTCGGCGAGGGCGCCGTGCACACCCTCGACGGAGAGGCCCACCGGACGCGCAAGGCGTTGTTCGTGTCGCTGCTGCTCGGCGACGGGATCGACGCCGTCGCGAAGCTGGCCGGGGAGGAGTTCGGCCGGGCCGCGGAGTCGTGGCGGGGCGGGCAGGCCGTCGTACTCTTCGACGAGGCGGCCCGGGCGATCGCGCGCGCGGTCGCCCGCTGGACCGGCGTCACGGTGCGGGACGACGAGGTGGACGGCCTGGCGGCCGACATGGTCGCGCTGGTGGACGGCTTCGGCACGCTCGGGCCGCGGCATTGGCGGGCTCTGGCGGCCCGGCGCCGGCGGGAGCGGTGGCTGGCCGGCCTGATTTCGCGGGTACGCCGGGAGCCCGCCGACGCCGCCGCGGACACAGCCCTGGCGCGAGTGGCACACTTCCGCGACGAGGACGGGCTGCTGGATCCGCGGACGGCCGCGGTCGAGTTGCTCAACATCATCCGGCCCGCGACGGCGGTAGCGTGGCTGGTCGCGTACGCGGAGCATGCCCTGGACCGCCGACCGCGGTACCGCGCGGCGCTCCGTACCGGTGACGAGGAATTCACGACGGCGTTCGCGCATGAGGTGCGGCGGTTCTACCCGTTCACCCCGTTCCTCGGCGGACGGGCAAGCCGTGACCTGGTGTTCCGCGGTGAGCGGGTGCCCCGGGGCACGCTCGTGCTGCTCGACGTCTACGGCCAGCACCACGACCCGGCGCTGTGGCCGGATCCGTACGATTTCCGGCCGGAGCGCTTCGCGGGCCGCACGATCGGCGAGTTCGACCTGATCCCGCAGGGCGGCGGCGACCCGCGGACGGGCCACCGCTGCCCCGGCGAGAAGATCACGATGGCGGTGCTGGGCACGCTGGCCCAGCGCCTGGCGTGGCTCGACCACTACCTGCCGCCGCAGGACCTCTCCATCGACCTGAGCCGGATGCCCGCCCGGGTCGCGAGCGGGGTCCGGCTCGTGGTCCCCTGA
- a CDS encoding ATP-binding protein, whose translation MQEQSPYLFDPGDEHFSVTADPDGTVIDVAVRGAWAASLHPVVSRTLRKCLAGSPAGIVFDLSRIDDPGPGGVPTWLGAVRATAGAEAKTRIAVCLPPGSARPRPGREDAGDLPIHTTVAEAHAALAGQLSPGEVVRLSLPPAPNSPGMARDLIGRVCQDWDMSTLLLPARAVMSELVTNAVEHAGTWIDIAVSRRGTTLHIAVRDRNPELPRVLELAPVRGGLPLDERGRGLRVVHADSTAWGALPTAGGKLVWATVRDRAGRPRRW comes from the coding sequence ATGCAGGAGCAATCCCCGTACCTGTTCGATCCCGGCGACGAGCATTTCAGCGTCACCGCGGACCCGGACGGCACGGTCATCGACGTCGCCGTGCGCGGGGCCTGGGCGGCGTCGCTGCACCCCGTCGTCTCGCGGACGCTGCGCAAGTGCCTCGCGGGAAGCCCGGCGGGAATCGTGTTCGACCTCAGCCGGATCGACGATCCCGGCCCGGGAGGCGTGCCGACGTGGCTCGGCGCCGTACGGGCCACCGCCGGCGCCGAGGCGAAGACCCGCATCGCGGTCTGCCTGCCGCCCGGCTCGGCGCGACCCCGGCCCGGCCGCGAGGACGCCGGCGACCTGCCGATCCACACCACCGTCGCGGAGGCCCACGCGGCCCTGGCCGGGCAGCTCTCCCCGGGCGAGGTCGTCCGGCTGAGCCTGCCGCCCGCCCCGAACTCCCCCGGCATGGCCCGTGACCTCATCGGCCGCGTCTGCCAGGACTGGGACATGTCCACGCTGCTACTGCCCGCGCGGGCGGTCATGTCGGAACTGGTCACCAACGCGGTCGAGCACGCCGGGACGTGGATCGACATCGCGGTCTCGCGCCGGGGGACGACGCTGCACATCGCCGTACGGGACCGGAATCCGGAACTGCCCCGGGTGCTCGAGCTGGCGCCGGTGCGCGGCGGCCTGCCCCTCGACGAGCGCGGGCGGGGGCTGCGGGTGGTGCACGCCGACTCCACGGCCTGGGGCGCACTGCCCACGGCGGGCGGCAAGCTGGTCTGGGCCACGGTCCGCGACCGCGCCGGACGGCCACGCCGCTGGTAG
- a CDS encoding CGNR zinc finger domain-containing protein codes for MTDGIAGGRSGAARSPLATPPGAALVLDFVNTKPTGGGSPERLGDAESLAQWLVASGLVEPEVVVTAADAAGARELRDALVMVLLAHSGAEGAQGEALAAAERHLRRTASVYPLVPVITAEGAVLTSEQAGVPRALGMILAAITETAATDKWGRLKACRNPPCHIGFFDRTRNASGAYCSSGCGSQVSMRALRRRRQSP; via the coding sequence ATGACCGACGGCATCGCGGGTGGACGTTCCGGCGCGGCGCGCAGCCCACTCGCCACTCCACCGGGGGCGGCTCTGGTGCTCGACTTCGTGAACACCAAGCCCACCGGCGGTGGCAGCCCGGAACGTCTCGGCGACGCGGAGTCCCTGGCGCAATGGCTGGTGGCATCCGGATTGGTCGAGCCCGAAGTCGTCGTCACGGCCGCGGACGCGGCCGGCGCGCGAGAGTTGCGCGACGCCCTGGTCATGGTGTTGCTCGCCCACTCCGGAGCCGAGGGCGCTCAGGGCGAGGCACTCGCCGCCGCGGAGAGACATCTGCGTCGGACCGCGTCGGTATACCCGCTGGTGCCCGTCATCACTGCTGAGGGCGCCGTCCTCACCTCCGAGCAAGCGGGAGTGCCCAGAGCCCTCGGGATGATCCTGGCGGCGATCACCGAGACCGCGGCCACCGACAAGTGGGGCCGGCTCAAGGCCTGCCGCAACCCCCCATGTCACATCGGATTCTTCGACCGCACGCGCAACGCCTCCGGCGCCTACTGCAGTTCTGGCTGCGGCTCCCAGGTCTCAATGCGCGCCCTCCGCCGACGGCGCCAGAGTCCCTGA
- a CDS encoding beta-N-acetylhexosaminidase encodes MSRELGDVIPAPVEVRPDAAARFTLDADTAIGAALEARKVAAYLAGILRPATGFDLPVTDGPAAIVLRLDPSLGEEEYRLEITDGGVALTGGAPAGLFRGVQTLRQLLPAEIFATVPQAVRWTLPGGTIADRPRFAYRGAMLDVARHFFTVAEVKSHLDTLAQFKINHLHLHLTDDQGWRIEIESWPKLTAISGGDGTGVDGAGPGFYTRDDYAEIVAYAASRFIVIVPEIDMPGHVNAAQVAYPELTADGVAPPQRTDVEVGYSSLVAGKEETYTFVDDVLREVAALTPGPWLHIGGDEAQATTAEDYRTFIQRVLPLVAKYGKSPVGWHEMAAADLPPTAVTQFWRIEATDDDTARAVAGGGKVIMSPADRTYLDMKYADDSPLGLDWAGLLDVGKAYEWDPAERLPGVGEQALLGVEAPLWSETLRSLTDVQTMTFPRLPAIAEIGWSPRGSRDWESFRRRLAAYGPRWTFQGVAFHRSPEVPWAGSGVGGL; translated from the coding sequence GTGAGCAGAGAACTGGGCGATGTGATTCCGGCACCGGTCGAGGTGCGGCCCGACGCGGCGGCGCGGTTCACGCTCGATGCGGATACGGCGATCGGCGCGGCCCTCGAGGCGCGCAAGGTGGCGGCGTACCTGGCCGGCATCCTGCGACCGGCGACGGGTTTCGACCTGCCGGTGACCGACGGGCCGGCCGCGATCGTGCTGCGGCTCGATCCGTCGCTGGGCGAGGAGGAATACCGGCTCGAGATCACCGATGGCGGCGTCGCGCTGACCGGGGGCGCGCCGGCCGGGCTCTTCCGCGGCGTGCAGACCCTGCGCCAGCTCCTGCCCGCGGAGATCTTCGCGACCGTGCCGCAGGCGGTCCGGTGGACGCTGCCGGGCGGCACCATCGCCGACCGGCCGCGGTTTGCCTACCGCGGCGCGATGCTGGACGTGGCGCGCCACTTCTTCACCGTCGCCGAGGTCAAGTCCCACCTCGACACGCTGGCCCAATTCAAGATCAACCACCTGCACCTGCACCTCACCGACGACCAGGGCTGGCGGATCGAGATCGAGAGCTGGCCCAAGCTCACCGCGATCAGCGGCGGCGACGGCACCGGCGTGGACGGCGCCGGCCCGGGCTTCTACACCAGGGACGACTACGCGGAGATCGTCGCGTACGCGGCGAGCCGGTTCATCGTCATCGTCCCGGAGATCGACATGCCCGGGCACGTGAACGCCGCCCAGGTGGCGTACCCGGAACTGACCGCCGACGGGGTCGCTCCGCCGCAGCGGACGGACGTCGAGGTCGGCTACAGCTCGCTGGTCGCCGGCAAGGAGGAGACCTACACCTTCGTCGACGACGTGCTGCGCGAGGTCGCCGCGCTCACCCCCGGCCCCTGGCTGCACATCGGCGGCGACGAGGCGCAGGCCACCACCGCCGAGGACTACCGGACCTTCATCCAGCGGGTGCTTCCCCTGGTGGCCAAGTACGGCAAGAGCCCGGTCGGCTGGCACGAGATGGCCGCCGCGGACCTGCCGCCCACGGCCGTGACCCAGTTCTGGCGCATCGAGGCCACGGACGACGACACGGCCCGGGCCGTCGCCGGCGGCGGCAAAGTGATCATGTCGCCTGCGGATCGCACGTACCTCGACATGAAGTATGCGGACGACAGTCCGCTGGGGCTGGACTGGGCGGGGCTGCTCGACGTCGGGAAGGCGTACGAGTGGGACCCGGCCGAGCGCCTCCCCGGCGTCGGCGAGCAGGCCCTGCTGGGCGTCGAGGCGCCGCTGTGGTCGGAGACGTTGCGCAGCCTGACCGACGTGCAGACGATGACCTTCCCGCGGCTGCCCGCCATCGCGGAGATCGGCTGGTCGCCGCGGGGCAGCCGGGACTGGGAGTCGTTCCGCCGCCGGCTGGCCGCCTACGGTCCCCGTTGGACCTTCCAGGGCGTCGCCTTCCACCGCTCACCCGAGGTGCCCTGGGCCGGCTCCGGCGTCGGAGGGCTTTGA
- a CDS encoding magnesium and cobalt transport protein CorA, which translates to MLGWRREPYLIPRTLGRIIEGLSRPEPAVPRQRRHNPGAVVDCAVYQGGRRRPGGSHYAEAARIARRHRGAFVWLGLHEPDEATMAAVAEVFGLHELTAAQAADPGHRPAAETIGDVTRLVLRTARYVEHEELTESSEVVDTGDVTVLLGPSFVITVRHGAAGALASVRRDLEGRPTLLETGPWAVAYAVCDRMVDLYLEVAGHVEHDLEALESVAFAADRSPEIGHIYQLKREMVEFKRAVLPLQEPLHRLLDRGVVPEAVYPYLVDVRGRLARAVERVAAFDDLLNSILQARLAQVSVDQNNDMRKIASWAAIAAVQTALAGIYGMNFAVMPGLNWKYGYPAVIGVMLVASLLLYRRFKKVGWL; encoded by the coding sequence ATGCTGGGCTGGCGGCGGGAGCCGTACCTGATTCCGCGGACGCTCGGGCGCATCATCGAGGGCCTGAGCCGTCCGGAACCGGCCGTGCCACGGCAGCGGCGCCACAATCCCGGCGCCGTCGTGGACTGCGCCGTCTACCAGGGTGGTCGTCGCCGGCCCGGCGGCTCGCACTACGCCGAGGCCGCCCGGATCGCGCGGCGGCACCGCGGCGCGTTCGTGTGGCTCGGGCTGCACGAGCCCGACGAGGCCACCATGGCCGCCGTCGCCGAGGTGTTCGGCCTGCACGAGCTGACCGCCGCGCAGGCCGCCGACCCCGGGCACCGGCCCGCCGCCGAGACGATCGGCGACGTGACCCGGCTGGTGCTGCGAACCGCGCGCTACGTGGAGCACGAGGAGCTGACCGAGTCCTCCGAGGTCGTCGACACCGGGGACGTCACGGTGCTGCTCGGGCCCTCCTTCGTGATCACCGTGCGGCACGGGGCGGCCGGCGCGCTCGCCTCCGTACGGCGAGACCTGGAAGGCCGACCCACACTGCTCGAGACGGGCCCGTGGGCGGTCGCGTACGCGGTCTGCGATCGGATGGTCGACCTGTATCTGGAGGTCGCCGGGCATGTCGAACACGACCTGGAGGCCCTGGAGAGCGTCGCCTTCGCGGCGGACAGATCGCCCGAGATCGGCCACATTTACCAGTTGAAGCGCGAGATGGTGGAATTCAAACGCGCGGTGCTGCCCCTGCAGGAGCCGCTGCACCGACTTCTGGACCGCGGGGTGGTGCCGGAGGCGGTGTATCCGTACCTTGTGGACGTACGGGGTCGCCTTGCGCGTGCCGTGGAACGGGTCGCCGCCTTCGACGACCTCCTGAACTCGATCCTTCAGGCCCGGCTGGCGCAGGTCTCCGTGGACCAGAACAACGACATGCGCAAGATCGCGTCGTGGGCCGCCATCGCCGCCGTGCAGACGGCCCTCGCGGGCATCTACGGCATGAACTTCGCGGTCATGCCCGGGCTGAACTGGAAGTACGGCTACCCCGCCGTCATCGGAGTCATGCTCGTCGCGTCCCTGCTGCTGTATCGGAGGTTCAAGAAGGTGGGCTGGTTGTGA
- a CDS encoding M48 family metallopeptidase, producing MQKRVWASIAGLAGFLVVAASQLALVVTPVMLVLSTLPGAAVLRIGLPVCIATVGVMGYATWRALHLRRPEPVGIPVTRTDAPELWSLLDGAAGVAGTRAPDRLTIVADAAVKVIERTRLLGLAGGHRDLYLGLPLLQAWDTARLKAAVAHEIGHFSPRGGRLAPIAYRGRIAVGRVVPRIPRRNPAGPLLRAYARFYRRVDAPFSAAQELQADLIAAEYAGAGAAAAVLRDLPALDGMLRIFHAEYLGPGWQAGHVPEDVFGGFLRMLAARAEEVAVLRAREVLRAGEPAAPSRWDTHPARADRLAALAALAALPGSATPAEDSSSAEAPAALELIPDLPGLGRALQTVAFPAQGRTAVGWDEFFGAARVVEMEREAEVALTALSRVAGNPIATAADVLDLAAEGRLPELAESVFPDLSADETASRIADLVTLLLALAALRSGAARWRHSWTGTAELVAPDGAHLNLGELAALAVDPATVATVRERLTALGIDVSAGPATGVAQPRAEVVGGVVNLLVDGARTDVLVVDTGLVLVPGLPRSQNGSAKRRLAEFAAADIPRRTAIAPESRFVAYADVAGATQVKRRSWDIRLRDGATLSVRAAFDSGELPGGWTAWDEAVAFLSRTR from the coding sequence GTGCAGAAGCGGGTGTGGGCCTCGATCGCCGGGCTGGCCGGGTTCCTCGTGGTCGCGGCGTCACAGCTCGCGCTCGTCGTGACGCCCGTGATGCTGGTGCTCTCCACGCTGCCCGGGGCGGCGGTGCTGCGGATCGGCCTGCCGGTGTGCATCGCCACGGTCGGCGTGATGGGGTATGCGACCTGGCGTGCCCTGCACCTGCGCCGACCGGAGCCGGTCGGCATTCCGGTGACCCGTACGGACGCTCCCGAGCTCTGGTCCCTGCTCGACGGGGCCGCCGGCGTGGCCGGAACCCGGGCGCCCGACCGCCTGACGATCGTGGCCGATGCCGCGGTCAAGGTCATCGAACGCACCCGCCTGCTCGGCCTCGCCGGCGGTCACCGCGACCTCTACCTCGGATTGCCGCTGCTGCAGGCCTGGGACACCGCCCGGCTGAAGGCGGCCGTCGCGCACGAGATCGGCCACTTCTCGCCGCGAGGCGGCCGGCTCGCCCCGATCGCCTACCGCGGGCGGATCGCCGTGGGGCGGGTGGTGCCGCGCATTCCCCGGCGCAACCCGGCAGGGCCGCTGCTGCGGGCGTACGCGCGCTTCTACCGCCGGGTCGACGCACCGTTCAGCGCGGCACAGGAGCTGCAGGCCGACCTGATCGCGGCCGAGTACGCGGGCGCGGGCGCCGCGGCCGCCGTGCTGCGCGACCTGCCCGCCCTCGACGGGATGCTGCGGATCTTCCACGCCGAGTACCTGGGGCCGGGCTGGCAGGCGGGCCACGTGCCGGAGGACGTCTTCGGCGGGTTCCTGCGGATGTTGGCGGCCCGGGCGGAGGAGGTGGCCGTGCTGCGGGCCCGGGAGGTGCTGCGGGCCGGGGAGCCGGCGGCGCCGTCCAGGTGGGACACCCACCCGGCCCGGGCGGACCGCCTCGCCGCGCTCGCGGCGCTCGCGGCGCTTCCCGGCAGTGCCACGCCGGCCGAGGATTCGTCGTCAGCCGAGGCACCTGCCGCTCTGGAGCTCATTCCCGACCTCCCCGGGCTCGGGCGGGCGTTGCAGACCGTCGCCTTCCCGGCACAGGGACGCACGGCGGTCGGCTGGGACGAGTTCTTCGGCGCCGCGCGCGTCGTCGAGATGGAGCGGGAGGCCGAGGTCGCCCTGACCGCCCTCTCCCGGGTGGCCGGCAACCCGATCGCCACCGCGGCCGACGTCCTGGATCTCGCCGCCGAGGGGCGGCTGCCCGAGCTCGCCGAGTCGGTCTTCCCCGATCTGAGCGCCGACGAGACCGCGTCGCGGATCGCCGACCTGGTCACGCTCCTGCTGGCCCTGGCGGCGCTGCGCAGCGGCGCGGCCCGGTGGCGGCATAGCTGGACCGGCACCGCCGAGCTCGTCGCGCCCGACGGCGCACACCTCAACCTCGGCGAGCTGGCCGCGCTCGCCGTCGACCCGGCGACCGTCGCGACCGTACGGGAGCGGCTCACCGCCCTCGGCATCGACGTCTCCGCCGGGCCGGCCACCGGCGTCGCGCAACCGCGGGCCGAGGTGGTCGGCGGCGTGGTCAATCTGCTGGTGGACGGCGCGCGGACGGACGTGCTGGTCGTCGACACCGGCCTGGTGCTCGTGCCGGGGCTGCCGCGGTCGCAGAACGGCTCCGCGAAACGGCGGCTGGCCGAGTTCGCCGCCGCCGACATCCCGCGGCGCACCGCCATCGCGCCGGAGAGCCGGTTCGTCGCGTACGCGGACGTGGCCGGTGCCACCCAGGTCAAGCGGCGGAGCTGGGACATTCGGCTGCGGGACGGGGCGACGCTCAGCGTGCGCGCGGCGTTCGACTCCGGCGAGCTGCCCGGGGGCTGGACGGCCTGGGACGAGGCCGTGGCGTTTCTGTCGCGTACCAGATAG
- a CDS encoding SDR family NAD(P)-dependent oxidoreductase: MNTTTQPRTASAKTWFITGATSGIGRELMLAALRRGDHVAALARNIDGLDDLAQQFDATLITLAADVRDDASVRAAVQRTVEAFDRIDVVANNAGYGLFGAVEEASDAQARAIFDTNVFGNLNVLRATLPVLRAQRSGHILQGSSVYGQSAHPGVGLLSATKYAVEGLSDALADEVAPLGIRVTIVEPQFAATAFLSNLETAEPNADYDHTVRTVHQAIGRLPASAFAAPADIAAAVLRAVDAGTSPLRLALGATSAENIRIALNARMRDLDAWTDLTAAAA; encoded by the coding sequence ATGAACACCACGACACAGCCTCGGACCGCTTCCGCGAAGACCTGGTTCATCACCGGCGCCACCTCCGGCATCGGACGAGAGCTCATGCTCGCCGCACTGCGGCGAGGCGACCATGTCGCCGCCCTCGCCCGCAACATCGACGGCCTCGACGACCTCGCTCAGCAGTTCGACGCCACGCTTATCACCCTGGCCGCCGACGTCCGCGACGACGCATCCGTCCGTGCCGCCGTCCAGCGCACCGTCGAAGCATTCGATCGCATCGACGTCGTGGCCAACAACGCCGGTTACGGCCTGTTCGGTGCCGTCGAGGAGGCCAGCGACGCGCAGGCACGCGCCATCTTCGACACCAACGTCTTCGGCAACCTCAACGTTCTCCGTGCGACCTTGCCGGTGCTACGCGCCCAACGATCGGGCCACATCCTGCAGGGATCGTCCGTCTACGGCCAATCCGCTCACCCCGGGGTAGGCCTGCTGTCCGCCACCAAGTACGCCGTCGAAGGGCTCTCGGATGCGCTTGCCGACGAGGTCGCCCCGCTCGGTATCCGAGTGACGATCGTCGAGCCGCAGTTCGCGGCCACCGCGTTCCTGTCAAACCTGGAGACCGCCGAACCGAATGCGGACTACGACCACACCGTCCGCACGGTGCACCAGGCGATCGGCCGGCTTCCGGCATCCGCGTTCGCCGCCCCGGCGGACATCGCTGCCGCCGTCCTCCGTGCGGTGGACGCCGGCACGTCGCCCCTGCGACTGGCCCTCGGCGCAACGAGTGCCGAGAACATCCGCATCGCGCTGAACGCCCGGATGCGCGACCTGGACGCGTGGACCGACCTCACCGCGGCCGCCGCCTGA
- a CDS encoding helix-turn-helix transcriptional regulator: MANTSARMLRLLSLLQTHRYWPGAELAERLEVSPRTLRRDVDRLRDLGYPVDAARGVAGGYQLQAGAAVPPLLLDDEEAVAIAVGLRTAAAGAVAGFEETSVRALAKVIQLLPPRLRRRIDALQAATAPAVPGGGPVLDATTLTTIAMACRGEERLRFDYRPRDGEGDTRHVEPHRLVSLGRRWYLIAWDLDRGDWRSFRVDRLTKPALTGARFRPRDIPGGDPVAWMRTRLAGAPNRYDVSVLIGAPAEVVRRQVGHWAAVEPVAERSCRMRMSVDDLGWPVMILGVLGADFTIESPPELHARARETAQALLRGAPASTT; this comes from the coding sequence ATGGCGAACACCAGCGCGAGGATGCTCCGGCTGCTGTCCCTGCTGCAGACCCACCGCTACTGGCCGGGCGCCGAACTGGCCGAGCGGCTCGAGGTCAGCCCGCGCACCCTGCGGCGCGACGTCGATCGGCTCCGCGACCTCGGTTATCCGGTGGACGCCGCCCGCGGTGTCGCCGGGGGATACCAGCTCCAGGCCGGGGCGGCGGTGCCGCCGCTGCTGCTCGACGACGAGGAGGCGGTCGCCATCGCGGTCGGCCTGCGGACGGCCGCCGCCGGCGCCGTCGCGGGTTTCGAGGAGACATCGGTACGCGCCCTCGCGAAGGTCATCCAGCTTCTGCCGCCCCGCCTGCGCCGCCGCATCGACGCCCTGCAGGCGGCGACCGCCCCGGCCGTCCCCGGTGGCGGCCCGGTCCTCGACGCGACCACCCTGACCACGATCGCCATGGCCTGCCGGGGCGAGGAGCGCCTGCGTTTCGACTACCGTCCCCGCGACGGCGAGGGAGACACCCGGCACGTCGAACCGCACCGGCTCGTGTCGCTGGGTCGCCGGTGGTACCTGATCGCCTGGGACCTGGACCGGGGCGACTGGCGCAGCTTCCGCGTCGACCGCCTGACGAAGCCCGCACTGACCGGTGCCCGCTTCCGCCCCCGCGACATCCCCGGCGGCGACCCGGTCGCCTGGATGCGCACCCGCCTGGCCGGCGCGCCCAACCGCTACGACGTATCGGTGCTGATCGGCGCGCCGGCCGAGGTGGTGCGACGCCAGGTCGGTCACTGGGCCGCCGTCGAGCCGGTCGCCGAGCGGAGCTGCCGGATGCGCATGAGCGTCGACGACCTGGGTTGGCCGGTGATGATCCTGGGCGTGCTGGGCGCGGACTTCACGATCGAGTCACCGCCGGAGCTCCACGCCCGCGCCCGCGAAACCGCGCAGGCCCTGCTCCGAGGCGCCCCGGCCTCGACGACCTGA